A single region of the Salipaludibacillus sp. LMS25 genome encodes:
- a CDS encoding ABC transporter ATP-binding protein — MEDIVEVEDLTVKIKKKTILNEVNLTIEKGKIYGLLGPNGAGKTTLLKVLLGVFRPTSGNITFQGQNLYHHPDKSLISSIGSIIEFPGFYDNLTLTENLLLHMRYLKQNLSEGHIYSLLKKVGLYKHKDKLFSETSLGMKQRLGIARAMAHQPKLLLLDEPTNGLDPHGIKEVREMLIQEVASKGTTVIISSHLLNEIDLMADHIIFMNNGNIIFEMAMNMVDRAKNYMYKLSPPFDLPQELMTKLHGQRIYQEEDYVEFMSPFGQREVKVLLEQYKIPVVKLEVFELALEDLYLKLLARGEEYELTY; from the coding sequence ATGGAAGATATAGTGGAAGTAGAAGACTTAACGGTGAAAATAAAAAAGAAAACGATTCTTAATGAGGTCAACCTAACCATTGAAAAGGGAAAAATTTATGGTCTTTTAGGGCCTAACGGTGCGGGAAAGACGACACTTTTAAAAGTTTTACTAGGTGTTTTTCGACCCACGTCAGGAAACATAACCTTTCAAGGACAGAATTTATATCATCACCCAGATAAGAGTTTAATAAGTTCGATTGGCAGCATTATTGAATTTCCTGGTTTTTATGACAATCTAACATTGACGGAAAATCTCCTTCTTCATATGAGATATTTAAAACAGAATTTGTCAGAGGGGCACATTTATTCTTTATTAAAAAAGGTTGGTCTTTACAAGCATAAGGATAAGCTTTTTTCTGAAACTTCATTAGGTATGAAACAGCGGCTAGGTATAGCGAGAGCCATGGCACATCAACCAAAACTATTGCTGCTTGATGAACCGACAAACGGATTAGATCCGCACGGAATAAAGGAAGTAAGAGAGATGCTTATCCAAGAGGTAGCAAGTAAAGGAACGACAGTCATTATTTCAAGCCATTTACTGAATGAGATTGATTTGATGGCGGACCACATCATTTTCATGAATAACGGTAACATTATTTTTGAAATGGCCATGAATATGGTGGATCGGGCAAAAAATTATATGTATAAGCTGAGTCCCCCTTTTGATTTACCACAAGAGCTAATGACAAAACTTCATGGGCAGCGGATATACCAAGAAGAAGATTACGTTGAATTTATGTCCCCCTTTGGACAGAGAGAGGTCAAGGTGTTACTCGAACAGTATAAGATTCCAGTTGTAAAACTAGAAGTATTCGAGCTGGC
- a CDS encoding HAMP domain-containing sensor histidine kinase — protein MIILLSLFIFPISYLGVNFLYYSVIMQLGNFTSEEFYEPEEIKEEWDTEIASLEGLTNDEILSHLENVEMLPESLVFWLTDEGEMLMSYGQADHLHKEWNVSQAIDYMWKEQEDNYFTTLSYIDGAESSGYVVLQIPESYLGSEWEVLRDRYSFVWFITLGLIWFLFVFISWVFFNQLRKRLVRIQKNMEVSKNQLVPSKMNVEKDDEIGQLEHSFNRMVKQLQESREKEKTEEIIRKRLIANLSHDLRTPLSIINGHSHKLKQYNLNPRANESLKIINDKVNFMAELIDNLSSYTVLSEGKLAINKQSLNITTVVRSSIIAWYPIFEELGFDIEVDLTLPIEWEVDEIWLRRVLDNLFQNVQRHAREGKYISLKTMKERGTAVLKIGDHGPGMTTSSKLSGAGIGLSIVDMMLQQMNLKKTVSDSSEGTIITILPMDEGESTEY, from the coding sequence ATGATTATTCTGCTGTCACTTTTTATCTTTCCCATTTCATATTTAGGTGTTAATTTCCTATACTATTCCGTGATTATGCAGTTAGGTAATTTTACGTCTGAAGAATTTTATGAGCCAGAAGAAATAAAAGAAGAATGGGACACGGAAATAGCTTCCTTAGAGGGGTTGACTAACGATGAGATCTTATCTCACCTAGAAAACGTTGAAATGTTGCCAGAATCACTCGTATTTTGGCTCACTGATGAAGGAGAAATGCTCATGTCTTACGGGCAAGCAGATCATCTTCATAAAGAATGGAACGTCTCTCAGGCAATAGATTACATGTGGAAAGAACAAGAAGATAATTATTTCACAACACTTTCCTACATAGATGGAGCTGAAAGTAGTGGATATGTCGTGCTTCAGATTCCAGAATCTTATCTTGGATCTGAGTGGGAGGTTCTTCGTGATCGCTATTCATTTGTCTGGTTTATCACTCTAGGATTAATTTGGTTTCTATTTGTGTTCATTTCTTGGGTGTTTTTTAATCAGTTAAGGAAAAGACTCGTTAGAATACAAAAAAATATGGAAGTCAGTAAAAATCAGCTTGTCCCTTCGAAAATGAATGTAGAGAAAGATGATGAAATCGGACAATTAGAGCATTCATTTAACCGAATGGTAAAGCAGTTACAGGAGAGCCGAGAAAAAGAAAAAACGGAGGAGATTATTCGTAAGCGTCTTATCGCTAATTTATCTCATGATTTACGCACACCGTTGTCTATTATAAATGGTCATTCCCATAAATTAAAGCAGTACAATTTAAATCCGAGGGCAAATGAATCACTCAAAATTATTAATGATAAAGTTAATTTTATGGCTGAACTAATCGATAATTTATCGTCGTACACCGTTCTAAGTGAAGGGAAACTAGCTATTAATAAACAATCACTGAACATTACAACTGTTGTCCGCTCATCTATTATCGCTTGGTATCCTATTTTTGAAGAACTCGGGTTTGATATTGAGGTGGATTTGACACTGCCGATTGAATGGGAAGTTGATGAGATATGGCTGCGGAGGGTCCTGGATAATTTGTTTCAAAATGTACAGCGACACGCCAGAGAAGGAAAGTATATCTCTTTGAAAACGATGAAAGAACGCGGAACAGCTGTCTTAAAAATAGGCGATCACGGACCGGGCATGACAACGAGTTCGAAGTTAAGCGGAGCTGGGATTGGCCTATCGATCGTCGATATGATGTTGCAGCAAATGAATTTAAAGAAAACGGTCTCTGATAGTTCAGAAGGAACGATAATTACAATTCTGCCTATGGATGAGGGGGAATCCACAGAGTATTAA